The Quercus robur chromosome 7, dhQueRobu3.1, whole genome shotgun sequence genome has a segment encoding these proteins:
- the LOC126692637 gene encoding light-harvesting complex-like protein OHP1, chloroplastic, producing the protein MVVEPKPMASSSSIISSSLLLPSRAPINHRNQQLTLFNNRNATNFKNRVSFRVQAAKLPAGVELPKAEPKFRAPFFGFTKTAETWNSRACMIGLIGTFIVELIIKKGILQVIGVDIGKGLDIPL; encoded by the exons ATGGTTGTAGAACCAAAACCAATGGCATCTTCATCTTCCATAATATCTTCTTCTCTCCTCCTTCCCTCCAGAGCTCCAATAAATCATCGAAACCAACAACTAACTCTTTTCAATAATCGTAATGCTACAAATTTCAAGAACCGGGTCTCCTTCAGAGTCCAAGCTGCAAAGCTTCCTGCTGGA GTAGAACTGCCGAAAGCAGAGCCAAAATTCAGAGCCCCTTTTTTTGGTTTCACAAAGACAGCTGAAACTTGGAATTCTAGAGCTTGTATGATTGGACTTATTGGGACTTTCATTGTAGAATTG ATAATAAAAAAGGGGATATTGCAGGTAATTGGTGTGGATATAGGCAAAGGTCTTGATATTCCACTGTGA
- the LOC126692635 gene encoding uncharacterized protein LOC126692635 has protein sequence MIRVAAKLSRATSSAVRSARLVPSSHTPCLLCPSPPFRLLHDGTNGPDANPVAIQMINYALSHARSQKSEESYGQGLLVLEQCLSTQLSEGQDAENSRGLVLLAMSTLCSERGNFDEAIEKLQGIEELRQSSLGVRVAAMEALVGLHLELGQDDASSVIADKCLELVEKEEPKTGGGNPVVLNARAKAAKGLVELVHGNLELAETFLKGCGNNEGSIGSVALSYGELLHATQNFSLAKEVYKKVIQGASENKDFSDMHAFAACNMSSEEVLLAATCALGQLEAHMGNFGDAEDILTRALSKTEGHFGSHHPKVGVILTCLALMFRHKARQERSSSLMIQEGLYRKAIELLKAPPLETDDTETKAGRSDVVALARGGYAEALCVQQNRKAQGEKMRSWAEAAWTNRRLSLAEALEISDPSSKVPVIDARICRAL, from the exons ATGATTCGCGTCGCAGCTAAGCTTTCTAGAGCCACCAGCTCCGCCGTTCGATCCGCCAGACTGGTTCCCAGCTCCCATACACCTTGCCTTCTCTGTCCATCACCACCGTTCAGATTACTCCATGATGGAACTAACGGCCCAGATGCGAACCCAGTTGCTATTCAGATGATCAATTACGCTCTCTCTCATGCTAGGTCCCAAAAATCAG AGGAATCGTACGGACAAGGTCTTCTGGTGTTGGAGCAATGCCTTTCCACTCAGTTGAGTGAGGGCCAAGATGCTGAGAATTCAAGGGGTTTGGTCTTGTTGGCCATGTCTACCTTATGCTCtgaaag AGGGAATTTTGATGAAGCAATTGAGAAACTTCAGGGAATTGAAGAATTAAGGCAGTCCTCTTTAGGTGTTAGag TTGCTGCAATGGAAGCTCTTGTTGGTCTTCATCTAGAGTTGGGGCAG GATGATGCTTCATCAGTGATCGCAGATAAATGCTTAGAACTGGTTGAGAAAGAAGAACCAAAAACTGGTGGTGGAAACCCTGTGGTCTTAAATGCTCGTGCTAAAGCAGCTAAAGGGCTGGTTGAGCTTGTACATGGTAATCTGGAATTAG CGGAGACATTTTTGAAAGGATGTGGGAACAATGAAGGAAGCATTG GTAGTGTTGCTCTATCATATGGAGAACTCTTGCATGCCACACAGAACTTTTCATTGGCAAAAGAGGTatacaaaaaagtaattcaagGGGCATCTGAGAATAAAGATTTTAGCGATATGCATGCCTTTGCAGCTTGTAATATGTCCTCAGAGGAAGTATTGTTGGCAGCCACTTGTGCTTTAGGACAGCTTGAGGCACACATGGG GAACTTTGGTGATGCAGAGGACATATTGACAAGGGCACTATCAAAAACAGAAGGTCATTTTG GCTCTCATCATCCAAAGGTTGGGGTTATCTTAACTTGCTTAGCACTTATGTTTCGGCATAAAGCAAGGCAGGAGCGATCAAGTTCTCTTATGATTCAAGAG GGACTTTATAGAAAGGCAATAGAGTTGCTGAAAGCTCCACCATTGGAGACTGATG ATACAGAAACAAAGGCTGGTAGAAGTGATGTAGTGGCCCTTGCAAGAG GTGGGTATGCAGAAGCACTTTGTGTCCAACAGAATAGAAAGGCTCAAGGAGAGAAAATGAGGAGTTGGGCTGAGGCTGCATGGACGAACCGCAGACTGTCACTGGCTGAGGCACTAGAAATATCAGACCCATCTTCCAAAGTGCCTGTTATAGATGCTCGAATCTGCAGGGCACTGTAA
- the LOC126692640 gene encoding uncharacterized protein LOC126692640 isoform X1, whose product MPVRVVESSAPSQVSGANSGKTSPPACTLLSVGQAFSGTQNVSSVQKDEAWRVNVRIQGCDLEHGYLCGTMEALNVPMADTPVVTFWEGEIVDTINYTFFTGKWEATPEDDKKHWDKFPSFSPFKSQVEIDGGKNVDLSNYPYIFMRWKEQYFVNVGTDCGLTIAGFYYVCFSCSDGSISGFYYDPNSSPFQKLELKSTNDGRSGFSFSSYELQ is encoded by the exons ATGCCAGTGAGAGTGGTGGAAAGCTCCGCACCTTCTCAAGTTTCag GTGCAAATTCTGGAAAGACTTCACCCCCGGCATGCACACTTTTGAGTGTTGGACAG GCATTCTCTGGTACTCAGAATGTTTCTAGTGTTCAAAAAGATGAAGCATGGAGAGTTAATGTTCGCATACAGGGATGTGACCTTGAACATGGGTATCTATGTGGCACCATGGAAGCTCTCAATGTTCCTATGGCAGACACACCA GTAGTGACCTTCTGGGAAGGGGAGATTGTTGATACGATAAATTATACTTTCTTCACTGGCAAATGGGAAGCGAC GCCAGAGGATGATAAAAAGCACTGGGACAAGTTTCCATCCTTCTCTCCCTTTAAG AGTCAAGTGGAAATTGATGGTGGCAAAAATGTGGACCTGAGTAACTATCCATACATATTTATG AGATGGAAAGAACAATATTTTGTGAATGTTGGGACAGACTGTGGGTTAACTATAGCTGGTTTTTACTATGTTTGTTTCTCTTGTAGTGATGGCTCCATCAGTGGTTTCTATTATGATCCTAATAGCAG CCCATTTCAGAAGCTTGAGCTGAAATCAACTAATGATGGAAGATCAGGTTTCAGTTTTTCATCATATGAGTTGCAATAA
- the LOC126692636 gene encoding thaumatin-like protein, whose amino-acid sequence MPTSQFLLPLLLYLMATLSSTYGAQLILVNNCNESVWPAILGGAGQPTPKDGGFHLGSGEEAVMDVNEKWSGRIWGRQGCSFDDNGKGTCDTGDCFGQLQCKGKGGIPPATVVEMTLGTSNSPLHYYDVSLVDGFNLPVSMKPVGGGVGCGVASCEIDLNICCPSALEVKIGGKVVGCKSACLAMQSAKYCCTGDYANPKTCKPTLFAHLFKAICPKAYSYAFDDSTSLNKCRASRYVITFCPPS is encoded by the exons ATGCCAACTTCCCAATTTCTCTTacctcttctcctctatctaATGGCAACTCTCTCCTCCACAT ATGGGGCACAACTCATTCTAGTCAACAATTGCAATGAGAGTGTATGGCCCGCTATACTTGGTGGTGCAGGGCAGCCCACACCTAAAGATGGAGGTTTCCATCTGGGCAGTGGCGAGGAAGCTGTCATGGATGTGAATGAAAAGTGGTCAGGAAGGATTTGGGGCAGGCAAGGTTGTTCCTTCGATGATAATGGAAAAGGCACATGTGACACTGGGGATTGTTTTGGCCAATTACAATGCAAAGGAAAAGGTGGTATTCCACCAGCAACCGTGGTCGAAATGACACTCGGGACCTCTAATTCGCCTTTACATTACTATGATGTGAGTTTGGTTGATGGCTTCAATTTGCCTGTATCAATGAAACCTGTTGGTGGTGGTGTCGGGTGTGGTGTTGCGTCATGTGAGATTGATTTGAACATTTGCTGCCCTTCAGCATTGGAGGTGAAGATAGGAGGCAAGGTGGTGGGATGTAAGAGTGCCTGCTTGGCCATGCAATCGGCTAAGTATTGCTGCACAGGGGACTATGCTAACCCAAAGACTTGCAAGCCTACTCTATTTGCACATCTCTTTAAGGCTATTTGCCCCAAGGCTTATAGTTATGCTTTTGATGACTCTACCAGCCTCAACAAATGCAGGGCTTCACGGTATGTTATCACTTTCTGCCCTCCCTCGTAA
- the LOC126690859 gene encoding putative cyclin-D7-1 gives MESLLCDESWLSSPATPIHQHATKHHSSESYYGSFYTTKEDCEQALAIYLEKEMSYMPEASYIEHLRSKNLIFARFRAIQWLFRSRSRLNLSFETAFHAASYLDRFISMHQCNVWEHWMVELLSVACLSIASKFSETCTPSLHEIQMENLDHSFHPSTIQQMELKLLEALGWRLGSTTAYSYVELLMWSTDSLKPHLHEEFITRVTELLLGAISDSKVLEFRPSVIAVSALWCSLDELHPSTFDANLASLTRHFNQSQKDDVVRCHMIMEAHQQVGSLQNLIDNDNGNYYDCPSSPTTVLPKQPIDIRDCSFNFTFLKMRGPNVNLNSSRKKRKREED, from the exons ATGGAAAGCTTGCTTTGTGATGAGTCGTGGCTATCTAGCCCAGCAACACCAATTCATCAACATGCAACTAAGCACCACAGTTCAGAGAGCTACTATGGTTCGTTTTATACTACTAAGGAAGATTGTGAGCAGGCCCTTGCTATATACCTAGAGAAGGAGATGAGTTACATGCCTGAAGCTAGTTATATTGAGCATCTCCGGTCGAAAAATTTGATCTTTGCTAGATTTAGAGCTATTCAATGGCTTTTCAGG TCCAGAAGTCGCTTGAATCTCTCTTTTGAAACTGCTTTTCATGCTGCAAGTTATCTTGATCGATTCATATCTATGCATCAATGCAAT GTATGGGAACATTGGATGGTTGAATTGTTGTCTGTTGCGTGCTTATCTATTGCCTCCAAGTTCAGTGAAACCTGCACTCCTAGCTTGCATGAAATTCAG ATGGAGAATTTGGACCATTCATTTCATCCAAGCACTATCCAACAGATGGAATTGAAGCTGTTAGAGGCACTAGGATGGCGCCTTGGCTCTACAACGGCTTATTCTTATGTTGAACTGTTGATGTGGAGTACTGACTCTTTGAAACCTCACCTCCATGAGGAGTTTATTACCCGAGTAACCGAGTTACTTCTCGGGGCTATTTCAG ATTCAAAAGTGTTGGAATTTAGGCCAAGCGTTATTGCAGTATCTGCACTTTGGTGCAGTCTAGACGAGTTACACCCATCAACATTCGATGCCAACCTAGCCTCTCTGACAAGACACTTTAATCAATCTCAAAAG GATGATGTAGTGAGGTGCCATATGATCATGGAAGCTCATCAGCAGGTTGGTTCTTTGCAAAACTTGATAGATAATGATAATGGGAACTATTATGACTGCCCTTCAAGTCCCACCACAGTATTGCCGAAGCAGCCCATTGACATACGTGATTGCAGTTTTAATTTCACTTTCTTGAAGATGCGTGGTCCAAATGTCAATCTCAATTCAAgtaggaagaaaagaaagagagaagaagactAA